One region of Moraxella sp. ZY210820 genomic DNA includes:
- a CDS encoding transposase — protein MSNQDNARFHRMDILHEMAQKLGHKVLALAPYSPELNPIEQTWANIKRYMQNILPCERNFIDTLMSCFYFN, from the coding sequence TTGTCAAATCAAGATAATGCACGCTTTCATAGAATGGATATTTTACATGAAATGGCACAGAAATTGGGGCATAAAGTCTTAGCACTAGCACCTTATTCCCCAGAACTCAATCCCATAGAACAGACATGGGCAAATATTAAGAGATATATGCAAAACATTTTACCTTGTGAACGTAATTTTATCGATACGCTAATGTCCTGTTTTTATTTTAATTGA
- a CDS encoding UvrD-helicase domain-containing protein yields MSKSTQLNNKQLEAMYYVQGPLLVLAGAGSGKTSVITQKIAYLVKQCGIPAHRITAMTFTNKAAREMKERVGKLLSKDEAKGLNVSTFHTFGLNLLRLELKHLPLKNNFSILDADDCKRVLSDLMQRDNMSGAESKDLIAKAMKQISDWKNELILPEQVHSICETEQDVYFAHLYQLYERNLRAYNAVDFDDLIVLPTRLLQENAEVRDKWQNRTQYLLVDEYQDTNTAQYALVKLLVGVLGRFTAVGDDDQSIYAWRGAKPENMALLKQDFPNLNVIKLEQNYRSTSRILRSANAVIANNPHIFEKQLWSDKGHGDVIRVISCPNDLNEAERVVKDIITHKLMNGKNWKDYAVLYRGNFQARALETELRQMQIPYKLSGGTSFFARAEIKDVMSYLRLVINPEDDSAFLRIINTPKRSIGPATLEKLGLFAQEYHLSLLAASGDQRLASVLTKKVTSQLHEFYEFMQHFTQELLDDDNPVPLVRQMINECGYIDYVKETASTPAQEKNKLDNIESLMTSIQNLIQKEDDVDERNIESVIRKLVLLDMLEQQQEEEDTDKVNLLTLHAAKGLEFPYVYIIGLEEEILPHKNSIVADTIEEERRLMYVGITRAKQGLTLTLAEQRRAGNQMKHMTPSRFLDELPEDELDWLGKKKKIHADIDPKQQAQDYLNNLRSMLKK; encoded by the coding sequence ATGTCCAAATCCACCCAATTAAATAATAAACAATTAGAAGCAATGTATTATGTACAAGGACCATTGTTGGTATTGGCAGGGGCTGGCTCAGGCAAAACATCAGTGATTACTCAAAAAATCGCCTATTTAGTAAAACAATGTGGTATTCCAGCTCACCGTATTACAGCCATGACGTTTACCAATAAAGCTGCACGAGAAATGAAAGAACGTGTGGGGAAATTATTATCTAAAGATGAAGCAAAAGGTCTAAATGTATCGACTTTCCATACATTCGGCTTAAATTTACTACGCTTAGAACTCAAACATTTACCTTTAAAAAATAACTTTTCAATTTTAGATGCAGATGATTGTAAACGTGTATTAAGTGATTTAATGCAACGTGATAATATGTCGGGGGCTGAAAGTAAAGATTTAATTGCTAAAGCTATGAAACAAATCTCGGATTGGAAAAATGAATTAATTCTGCCTGAGCAAGTGCATAGTATTTGTGAAACCGAGCAAGATGTGTATTTTGCCCATTTATATCAACTTTATGAGCGTAATTTACGTGCTTATAATGCGGTAGATTTTGATGATTTGATTGTACTACCAACACGTTTACTACAAGAAAATGCTGAGGTGCGTGATAAATGGCAAAATCGTACACAATATTTATTGGTTGATGAATATCAAGATACCAATACTGCTCAATATGCTCTAGTGAAATTATTAGTTGGTGTATTGGGGCGGTTTACTGCGGTAGGCGATGATGACCAATCGATTTATGCATGGCGTGGAGCAAAGCCTGAAAATATGGCATTGTTAAAACAAGATTTTCCAAATTTAAATGTGATTAAATTGGAGCAAAATTACCGTTCAACTAGCCGTATTTTACGTTCAGCCAACGCAGTGATTGCTAATAATCCACATATTTTTGAAAAACAATTATGGAGTGATAAAGGACATGGCGATGTCATCCGTGTGATTAGTTGTCCAAATGATTTAAATGAAGCTGAGCGTGTGGTTAAAGATATTATTACCCATAAATTGATGAATGGTAAAAATTGGAAAGATTATGCGGTGTTGTATCGTGGTAATTTCCAAGCTCGAGCATTGGAAACCGAATTACGCCAAATGCAAATTCCTTATAAACTTTCAGGCGGTACATCATTTTTTGCCCGAGCGGAAATTAAAGATGTGATGAGTTATCTGCGTTTAGTCATCAACCCTGAAGATGATAGTGCATTTTTACGTATTATCAATACACCTAAACGTTCGATTGGACCTGCGACTTTAGAAAAATTGGGATTATTCGCTCAAGAATATCATTTGTCATTATTAGCAGCATCTGGCGACCAACGTTTGGCATCGGTTTTAACCAAAAAAGTAACCAGTCAATTGCATGAATTTTATGAATTTATGCAGCATTTTACTCAAGAGTTACTTGATGATGATAATCCTGTGCCATTGGTACGCCAAATGATTAATGAATGTGGTTATATTGATTATGTCAAAGAAACTGCATCAACACCAGCTCAAGAAAAAAACAAGTTAGATAATATTGAAAGTTTAATGACCAGCATTCAAAATCTGATTCAAAAAGAAGATGATGTTGATGAGCGTAATATTGAAAGCGTGATTCGTAAATTGGTGTTACTAGATATGTTGGAACAGCAACAGGAAGAGGAAGATACCGATAAAGTTAATCTTTTGACTTTACACGCAGCCAAAGGTTTAGAGTTTCCTTACGTCTATATCATTGGTTTAGAAGAAGAAATTTTGCCACATAAAAATTCAATTGTTGCTGATACCATTGAAGAAGAACGCCGTCTTATGTATGTAGGCATTACACGAGCCAAGCAAGGTTTGACTTTAACTTTAGCTGAACAACGCCGTGCGGGTAATCAAATGAAACACATGACACCAAGTCGTTTTTTAGATGAATTGCCTGAAGATGAGTTAGATTGGCTTGGGAAAAAGAAAAAAATTCACGCTGATATTGACCCTAAACAACAAGCTCAAGATTATTTAAATAATTTGCGTTCAATGCTGAAAAAATAA
- a CDS encoding sulfite exporter TauE/SafE family protein produces MLDEIILAIANLVTSAFTAITGLGGGMILIGIMPLFLPAIAIIPLHAVTQLSGNASRAWFGRQDIAWQPIKPFVFGSILGMAICGFLVQFISLQLIPLFIGIYILLLQWSKWFNKMIRRFENFFIVGLLQTGLGVFVGTPGPLNIAVLNNHYEDNHVIVTTGALMMTVVHSGKLIVYFALGFSFLEYWRLLLLMIVMSILGSWVGTKIRHNISSEWLKKILPYILTLLAVKLIVDVLLNMLVGG; encoded by the coding sequence ATGCTAGATGAAATTATACTTGCTATTGCGAATCTAGTTACATCTGCCTTTACAGCAATCACAGGTTTGGGCGGTGGTATGATACTCATAGGAATTATGCCTTTGTTCTTACCTGCGATTGCGATTATTCCACTTCATGCGGTAACGCAACTGTCTGGTAATGCCAGCCGTGCATGGTTTGGTCGTCAAGATATTGCATGGCAACCCATCAAACCATTTGTTTTTGGTTCGATTTTAGGTATGGCAATCTGTGGCTTTTTAGTGCAATTTATTTCATTACAACTGATTCCTTTGTTTATTGGCATTTATATTTTATTATTACAATGGTCAAAATGGTTTAACAAAATGATTCGCCGTTTTGAAAACTTTTTTATTGTTGGATTATTACAAACAGGTTTAGGTGTATTTGTGGGTACACCCGGCCCGTTAAATATTGCGGTGTTGAATAATCATTATGAAGATAATCATGTGATCGTTACCACAGGTGCATTGATGATGACTGTGGTGCATAGTGGAAAATTAATTGTTTATTTTGCCTTAGGTTTTAGTTTTTTAGAATATTGGCGATTGCTTTTACTCATGATAGTGATGTCGATATTAGGCTCGTGGGTTGGTACTAAAATTCGTCATAATATTTCATCGGAATGGTTAAAAAAGATTTTACCGTATATTTTAACGCTCTTGGCGGTAAAGTTGATTGTTGATGTGTTACTAAATATGTTGGTGGGTGGGTAA
- a CDS encoding SCP2 domain-containing protein, with the protein MWSILALGLVEKTINRVIDLDAITRVQCNQLQGKLLRIVIDMPQLSLDVHFDDGKIRLEPTATGQSEKKSIFEQRPYEQAQYSQVATTTLHTQNLVALFKLLLSDEQNVGNIPVQGDYQLLIKLKRILQQTELDLASHLTPFMGASVAHELGKLQRIPKKLWQQSQNTAFAIQDYLKEDSGLFAPRWQMEQIAQQTRQLNQEIDRLEAKLQQLKSQVELQS; encoded by the coding sequence ATGTGGTCAATTTTAGCTTTAGGTTTGGTGGAAAAAACTATCAATCGTGTGATTGATTTAGATGCCATTACACGTGTGCAATGTAATCAATTACAGGGTAAATTATTGCGTATTGTGATTGATATGCCCCAATTATCATTAGATGTACATTTTGATGATGGTAAAATTAGATTAGAGCCAACAGCCACAGGGCAGAGTGAAAAAAAGTCAATTTTTGAGCAACGCCCTTATGAACAAGCACAATATAGTCAAGTGGCGACAACGACTTTACATACGCAAAATTTAGTTGCATTATTTAAATTATTATTGAGTGATGAACAAAATGTAGGGAATATTCCTGTACAAGGCGATTATCAATTATTAATCAAACTCAAGCGTATTTTGCAACAAACGGAATTAGATTTAGCCAGTCATCTTACGCCATTTATGGGGGCAAGTGTGGCACATGAATTAGGTAAATTACAACGCATTCCTAAAAAATTATGGCAACAATCACAAAATACTGCTTTTGCGATACAAGATTATTTAAAAGAAGATAGTGGATTATTTGCTCCACGTTGGCAAATGGAACAAATTGCTCAGCAAACACGCCAACTTAATCAAGAAATTGACCGTTTAGAAGCTAAATTACAACAATTGAAATCACAAGTTGAGTTGCAGTCATGA
- the ubiE gene encoding bifunctional demethylmenaquinone methyltransferase/2-methoxy-6-polyprenyl-1,4-benzoquinol methylase UbiE, which yields MVMSTQFEHNNLEHHQINPQDETSSSAPYYDLPQGKERVEYVGETTHFGYETVKTQEKAQKVAHVFHSVAQKYDLMNDIMSFGIHRLWKRFAIQISGVRRGQHVLDIAGGTGDLAKVFSREVGRQGRVVLSDINQSMLDVGRDRLINAGCTNVEFVLANAETLEPFADNSFDLVTISFGLRNVTDKDAALEAMYRVLKPGGRLLVLEFSKPVFEPFAKLYDVYSFTALPVMGKLIANDADSYRYLAESIRMHPDQATLKMMMEQAGFMNCDYHNLTGGVVAVHRGFKL from the coding sequence ATGGTAATGAGTACACAATTTGAACACAATAATTTAGAACATCATCAAATTAATCCACAAGATGAAACTTCATCATCAGCTCCATATTATGATTTACCGCAGGGTAAAGAGCGTGTGGAATATGTAGGGGAAACTACACATTTTGGTTATGAAACGGTAAAAACCCAAGAAAAAGCACAAAAAGTTGCTCATGTTTTTCATTCTGTTGCACAAAAATATGATTTAATGAATGATATTATGTCATTCGGTATTCATCGCTTATGGAAACGTTTTGCTATTCAAATTTCAGGTGTACGTCGTGGTCAGCATGTGTTAGATATTGCTGGTGGAACTGGTGATTTAGCCAAAGTATTTAGCCGTGAAGTGGGACGACAAGGACGTGTGGTATTATCAGATATTAACCAATCCATGCTAGATGTAGGGCGTGATCGTTTAATCAATGCAGGTTGTACCAATGTTGAATTTGTATTAGCCAATGCCGAAACCTTAGAGCCTTTTGCTGATAATAGTTTTGACCTTGTTACCATCAGTTTTGGCTTGCGTAATGTAACCGATAAAGATGCAGCTTTAGAAGCGATGTATCGTGTTCTTAAACCAGGTGGTCGTTTATTGGTGTTAGAATTTTCTAAACCTGTATTTGAGCCATTTGCAAAACTGTATGATGTTTATTCATTTACAGCATTGCCTGTGATGGGTAAATTAATCGCCAATGATGCGGATAGTTATCGTTACTTAGCAGAAAGTATTCGTATGCACCCTGACCAAGCCACATTAAAAATGATGATGGAGCAAGCTGGATTTATGAATTGTGATTATCATAATTTAACAGGTGGTGTGGTTGCCGTACATCGTGGTTTTAAACTGTAA
- a CDS encoding 5-(carboxyamino)imidazole ribonucleotide synthase: MTQQIKTIGIFGGGQLGRMMAQSALPLNIQCTFFEQQKDCPSSALGKVYSPQDENALQNFINSADVFSLEFENTPVQDVDVLTQQKTLYPPRQALATAQNRLAEKALFDELNIPVAPYRAVHSLDDLQSAVQQLGLPIVLKTATGGYDGKGQFVIREQQDINQAWQELKPAGALIAEGFIKFNREVSIIAVRGQNGEVKTWDLAENHHHHGILSHSIVPAPQSEHLQPIAQDYISRLLNHLNYVGVLTLELFVTDDGLLANEIAPRVHNSGHWTIEGAVCSQFENHIRAVAGLPLGNTETVRPNVMVNIIGQHPNSADVLVLNGAHLHLYNKNERQGRKLGHITLMPNDSQQLTDLCRQLANILPNPLALSDDMTI; the protein is encoded by the coding sequence ATGACACAACAAATTAAAACCATTGGTATTTTTGGTGGCGGACAGCTTGGTCGTATGATGGCTCAATCGGCATTACCATTAAATATTCAATGTACTTTTTTTGAGCAACAAAAAGATTGTCCATCATCAGCGTTAGGCAAAGTGTATTCTCCACAAGATGAGAATGCTTTACAAAATTTTATTAACAGTGCTGATGTCTTTAGCTTAGAATTTGAAAATACACCAGTACAAGATGTTGATGTTTTAACGCAACAAAAAACCTTGTATCCACCACGTCAAGCTCTTGCTACTGCTCAAAATCGTTTGGCAGAAAAAGCCTTGTTTGATGAGTTAAATATTCCTGTTGCTCCCTATCGTGCGGTACATTCATTGGACGATTTACAATCCGCAGTACAACAATTAGGCTTGCCGATTGTACTAAAAACAGCCACAGGCGGTTATGATGGTAAAGGTCAATTTGTGATTCGTGAACAACAAGACATCAATCAAGCATGGCAAGAATTGAAGCCAGCAGGGGCATTGATTGCAGAAGGTTTCATCAAATTTAACCGAGAAGTGTCGATTATCGCTGTACGTGGACAAAATGGTGAAGTGAAAACGTGGGATTTAGCGGAAAATCATCATCATCATGGTATTTTATCGCATTCGATTGTGCCTGCTCCACAAAGTGAACATTTACAACCCATTGCACAAGATTATATTTCACGTTTGCTCAATCATTTAAATTATGTAGGTGTGCTGACGTTGGAATTATTCGTCACAGATGATGGATTATTAGCCAATGAAATTGCTCCCCGTGTGCATAATTCGGGACATTGGACGATTGAAGGAGCGGTGTGTTCACAGTTTGAAAATCATATTCGTGCGGTGGCAGGGTTGCCATTAGGTAATACTGAAACTGTTCGTCCAAATGTGATGGTCAATATCATTGGACAGCATCCAAACTCTGCTGATGTGTTGGTGTTAAATGGGGCTCATCTGCATTTATATAATAAGAACGAGCGTCAAGGGCGAAAGTTGGGGCATATCACTTTGATGCCAAATGATAGCCAACAATTAACCGATTTATGTCGTCAATTAGCGAATATTTTGCCTAATCCGTTAGCGTTAAGTGATGATATGACGATTTAA
- a CDS encoding TraR/DksA C4-type zinc finger protein, producing MIDKVQAKQSLLSLQAEYQERINKIDDHIRHPQDADLAHDWDDQALAVSQNDMRLNLLNEATENLGLVNHALAKIDSDEFGYCEECGEEIEEKRLASVPYAKMCIKHAH from the coding sequence ATGATTGATAAAGTTCAAGCAAAACAAAGCCTTTTGTCGTTGCAAGCGGAATATCAGGAACGTATTAACAAAATTGATGACCATATTCGTCATCCGCAAGATGCTGATTTAGCACATGATTGGGATGATCAGGCATTAGCAGTATCTCAAAATGATATGCGATTAAATCTGCTAAATGAAGCAACTGAAAATTTAGGTTTAGTTAATCATGCACTTGCCAAAATTGATAGTGATGAATTTGGCTATTGTGAAGAATGTGGCGAAGAAATTGAAGAGAAACGTTTAGCAAGTGTGCCGTATGCTAAAATGTGTATCAAACACGCACATTAA
- a CDS encoding AarF/ABC1/UbiB kinase family protein, producing the protein MMPHLSRLLELWRIVAHYRLDTLVNEQELPPKARHLLKILRLHPATRIKNEKDNPLKLKCALEDMGVLGIKLGQLLSTRRDLIPPEILSQLVLLQDQVKPFDSEVAKQRISQALKADINTLFAQFDDEPLAAASVAQVHTARLHDGRDVVVKVTRPDIREQLIQDFEILAWLGQFLEQRLESARALHLSEIIQDYRTTILNELDLTLEADNTRRMRHYFEGSSMMYVPEIYMDSVDVMVAERITGVPISDVETFERLGMDRADLAEKGLTIFFTQVFRDNFFHADMHPGNVFVDTTNPQNPRYIALDCAIMGELSKHDQMTVARMLLAVMNSNFTQLIQVVHQAGWIRPDTDQDALAREMRRTVGPMVSKPMHELDFAGILLQVMDIARRFRLEIPPQLMLLLKTLVHVEGLGTDLYPHLDIWKLAKPILTDWVKQQMHPVKNIKELGQQIPDLLLGVQDIPSLMIDSLNGLKNQTAWQDRQYRELQEIKLQMLNQQRKNWIFGCLIAFNLCIAMMTAWYISIVFIALAVIFAIWRIVK; encoded by the coding sequence ATGATGCCACATCTTAGTCGTTTATTAGAATTATGGCGGATTGTGGCACATTATCGCCTAGATACTTTGGTTAATGAGCAAGAATTACCACCTAAGGCACGTCATTTACTGAAAATTTTGCGTTTGCACCCTGCAACACGCATTAAAAATGAAAAAGACAATCCGCTTAAACTCAAATGTGCTTTGGAAGACATGGGTGTATTGGGGATTAAATTAGGTCAATTATTATCTACTCGCCGTGATTTAATTCCACCTGAAATTTTATCACAACTGGTACTATTGCAGGACCAAGTAAAGCCATTTGATAGTGAAGTGGCGAAACAACGTATCAGTCAAGCTTTAAAAGCGGATATTAACACGCTTTTTGCTCAGTTTGATGATGAACCATTGGCGGCTGCATCCGTTGCACAAGTACATACTGCTCGTTTGCATGATGGACGTGATGTTGTGGTCAAAGTTACTCGTCCAGATATTCGTGAACAACTCATTCAAGATTTTGAAATTTTGGCATGGTTGGGGCAGTTTTTAGAACAGCGTTTAGAAAGTGCTCGAGCATTACATTTATCAGAAATTATTCAAGATTATCGCACAACGATTTTAAATGAGTTAGATTTAACGTTAGAAGCTGATAACACACGGCGTATGCGACACTATTTTGAAGGTTCAAGTATGATGTATGTGCCTGAAATTTATATGGATAGTGTTGATGTAATGGTAGCAGAACGTATCACAGGTGTACCTATTTCCGATGTAGAAACCTTTGAACGTTTAGGCATGGATAGAGCCGATTTGGCGGAAAAAGGTTTAACGATTTTCTTTACCCAAGTGTTTAGAGATAACTTTTTCCATGCGGATATGCACCCTGGTAATGTCTTTGTGGATACGACCAATCCACAAAATCCACGTTATATCGCCCTTGATTGTGCGATTATGGGGGAATTATCCAAACATGACCAAATGACCGTTGCTCGTATGCTTTTAGCAGTGATGAATAGTAATTTCACACAATTAATACAAGTGGTACATCAAGCAGGGTGGATTCGTCCAGATACTGACCAAGATGCCTTAGCGCGTGAAATGCGAAGAACGGTTGGACCTATGGTGTCTAAGCCAATGCATGAGCTTGATTTTGCAGGTATTTTGCTACAAGTAATGGATATTGCACGCCGTTTCCGTTTAGAAATTCCACCACAATTAATGTTATTACTCAAAACCTTAGTGCATGTAGAAGGCTTGGGGACGGATTTATACCCACATTTAGATATTTGGAAACTGGCAAAACCAATTTTGACGGATTGGGTCAAACAACAAATGCACCCTGTAAAAAATATTAAAGAATTAGGACAACAAATTCCTGATTTATTGTTAGGCGTGCAAGATATTCCAAGTTTGATGATTGACAGCTTAAATGGTCTAAAAAATCAAACAGCGTGGCAGGATAGGCAATATCGTGAACTACAAGAAATTAAATTACAAATGCTTAATCAACAGCGTAAAAACTGGATTTTTGGGTGTTTAATTGCATTTAATTTATGTATTGCCATGATGACGGCTTGGTATATTTCTATTGTATTTATTGCATTAGCAGTGATTTTTGCAATTTGGCGTATTGTAAAATAA
- a CDS encoding WG repeat-containing protein, with product MYGFSDDLIKVKQNGKYGFIDKTSKIVIPIQYDLIGRFSNDVAIIIQNGKYGLMYKNGSIIIPIEYDGIGEVGFSVHTPVNIHKNGKAGFISLTSGKIVIPLKYESLSDFDMYGEKAWVKLNGEEFYIDKTGKRID from the coding sequence CTGTATGGCTTTTCAGATGATTTAATCAAAGTTAAACAAAATGGTAAATATGGCTTTATTGATAAAACAAGTAAAATTGTAATTCCAATACAATATGACTTGATTGGACGTTTTTCAAATGATGTTGCAATAATTATACAAAATGGTAAATATGGTTTAATGTATAAAAATGGTTCTATCATCATTCCTATAGAATATGATGGTATTGGTGAAGTTGGATTTTCTGTACACACACCAGTTAATATTCATAAAAATGGAAAAGCTGGATTTATTAGCCTTACTTCTGGAAAAATTGTCATTCCTTTAAAATATGAATCTCTTTCAGATTTTGATATGTATGGTGAGAAAGCGTGGGTTAAATTAAATGGTGAAGAATTTTACATCGACAAAACAGGTAAACGTATCGACTAA
- the adk gene encoding adenylate kinase: protein MRIILLGPPGAGKGTQAQLITKRYNVPQISTGDMLRSAIREGTELGLQAKQVMDNGGLVSDDLIIGLVKERIAQPDCANGCIFDGFPRTIPQAEALEKEGINIDHVIEIDVDDEEIVKRLSGRRQHPASGRVYHIVYNPPKVEGKDDETGEDLVQRDDDKEETIRKRLVAYHKDTAQLVGFYQQRAQAGVNAPVYNRLDGLRDIDVVQADLFAILDQK from the coding sequence ATGCGTATTATTTTATTAGGCCCACCTGGTGCAGGTAAAGGTACTCAAGCTCAATTAATTACCAAACGTTATAATGTGCCACAAATTTCTACAGGCGATATGTTGCGTAGTGCTATTCGTGAAGGAACTGAACTTGGTTTACAAGCGAAACAAGTAATGGATAATGGCGGTTTAGTTTCTGATGATTTGATTATTGGTTTAGTCAAAGAGCGTATTGCACAACCTGATTGTGCAAATGGTTGTATTTTTGATGGTTTCCCACGTACTATTCCACAAGCAGAAGCTTTAGAAAAGGAAGGTATCAATATTGACCATGTAATTGAAATTGATGTTGATGATGAAGAAATTGTAAAACGTTTATCAGGTCGCCGTCAGCACCCTGCATCTGGTCGAGTATATCATATTGTTTACAATCCGCCAAAAGTGGAAGGTAAAGATGATGAAACTGGCGAAGATTTGGTACAACGTGATGACGATAAAGAAGAAACGATTCGTAAACGTTTAGTTGCATATCATAAAGATACAGCTCAATTAGTGGGTTTCTATCAACAACGTGCTCAAGCAGGTGTTAATGCTCCTGTTTATAACCGTTTAGATGGTTTGCGTGATATTGATGTGGTACAAGCGGATTTATTTGCGATTTTAGATCAAAAATAA
- a CDS encoding WG repeat-containing protein: MKLNVLNLSKLSLSVTIAGLSLFSQNVFACEKPQVEGYQLVSCLSDEGLAKVEKNGKYGVINKTGKIIIPLKYKI, from the coding sequence ATGAAATTAAATGTTTTAAACTTATCTAAATTAAGTCTCAGCGTGACAATCGCTGGACTTTCACTCTTCAGCCAAAATGTGTTTGCTTGTGAAAAGCCTCAAGTTGAAGGTTATCAATTAGTAAGTTGTTTATCTGATGAAGGTTTAGCAAAAGTTGAAAAAAATGGTAAATATGGTGTTATTAATAAAACAGGTAAAATTATTATTCCTTTAAAATATAAAATATGA
- the purE gene encoding 5-(carboxyamino)imidazole ribonucleotide mutase, with protein sequence MNSTQPLVGIIMGSQSDWATMEHTAKMLEQLGVPFEAEVVSAHRTPDRLFEYAETARERGLQVIIAGAGGAAHLPGMCAAKTDLPVLGVPVKSSILNGVDSLLSIVQMPAGIAVGTLAIGQAGASNAGLMAAQIVGLTHSEIAEKVRQFRTAQTEKVSNNNIPGQV encoded by the coding sequence ATGAATAGCACACAACCACTTGTTGGTATTATCATGGGTTCACAATCCGACTGGGCAACGATGGAACATACTGCCAAAATGTTAGAACAATTGGGCGTTCCATTTGAGGCTGAAGTTGTGTCCGCACATCGTACACCAGACCGTTTATTTGAATATGCGGAAACAGCTCGTGAGCGTGGTTTGCAAGTAATTATTGCAGGAGCGGGTGGAGCAGCCCATTTACCGGGAATGTGTGCAGCGAAAACAGATTTACCTGTGCTTGGTGTGCCTGTAAAATCATCAATTTTGAATGGTGTCGATTCTTTACTTTCGATTGTGCAAATGCCAGCAGGGATTGCAGTAGGTACATTAGCGATTGGGCAAGCAGGAGCGAGTAATGCAGGTCTAATGGCTGCTCAAATTGTCGGCTTAACACACTCGGAAATTGCAGAAAAAGTACGTCAATTCCGTACAGCTCAAACTGAAAAGGTCAGTAATAATAACATTCCGGGGCAAGTATAA